One window of Cohnella hashimotonis genomic DNA carries:
- a CDS encoding cyclic lactone autoinducer peptide encodes MKKRAYSVVGSLLVAVASLFAFTGCYVFLNKPTMPKELRR; translated from the coding sequence ATGAAAAAACGCGCATACAGTGTCGTAGGTTCCCTGCTCGTAGCTGTCGCTTCTTTGTTCGCATTCACGGGCTGCTACGTATTCCTGAACAAACCTACAATGCCGAAGGAGCTCCGCAGATGA
- the mtrB gene encoding trp RNA-binding attenuation protein MtrB, which translates to MDLPIQADYIVIKAKESGVNVIGLTRGQDTRFHHTEKLDKGEVLIAQFTDHTSAIKIRGKATVLTKYGTVETDN; encoded by the coding sequence ATGGACTTACCGATTCAAGCGGATTACATCGTCATCAAGGCCAAAGAGAGCGGCGTGAACGTGATCGGATTGACGCGCGGACAGGATACCCGCTTCCATCACACGGAGAAGCTGGACAAAGGCGAAGTGCTGATCGCCCAATTCACCGATCATACGTCCGCCATTAAGATCCGAGGCAAAGCCACGGTGCTGACGAAGTACGGAACTGTCGAGACGGACAACTAA
- a CDS encoding accessory gene regulator B family protein, with product MLRKYSEGLNFRMTEAGVQAPSADVIEYALKIIVNTVLIATVTILLGIVTGEPAATLAVIVSFAILRLATGGYHLHSNVGCIVGSTIVLTLIPHIHLTNAWSLGLTLFAFAMVAIFAPSNFDKYAWIKPRHYPILKVIGLAIVASNLWIRSDLLALTFAVQTLLLPFKEGGEEK from the coding sequence ATGCTGCGTAAATACTCCGAAGGCCTTAACTTCAGGATGACGGAAGCCGGCGTTCAAGCGCCATCCGCCGACGTCATCGAATACGCGCTCAAGATTATCGTCAACACGGTGCTTATCGCGACGGTTACGATTCTGCTCGGCATCGTAACCGGCGAGCCTGCGGCTACATTGGCCGTCATCGTTTCCTTTGCGATCCTTCGTCTCGCGACAGGCGGGTATCACCTGCACTCGAATGTCGGCTGCATCGTCGGCTCTACGATCGTGTTGACATTAATTCCGCACATCCATCTTACGAACGCTTGGTCGCTCGGACTTACCCTTTTCGCTTTCGCCATGGTCGCGATTTTCGCGCCTTCCAACTTCGACAAATACGCTTGGATCAAGCCTAGACATTATCCGATTCTCAAGGTCATCGGGCTTGCGATCGTCGCTTCGAATCTATGGATCCGATCCGACCTGCTCGCATTGACCTTTGCGGTTCAGACGCTCCTGCTGCCATTTAAGGAAGGAGGTGAAGAAAAATGA
- a CDS encoding LytTR family DNA-binding domain-containing protein yields the protein MSKLIPVSIRRGKEVEVIEIPLEDVLFQFIENGIIKFQTSYGVFSHLSSLEEFDRYLSGEGFRKVERGYLVQTEKIQRYDGDLGRVFFEGGISAPVSRAHHKDLVAFLREGSEAPAYKLNLKPSKA from the coding sequence ATGAGCAAATTGATTCCGGTTTCCATTCGCCGCGGCAAAGAGGTTGAAGTGATCGAGATTCCGCTTGAAGATGTGCTGTTCCAGTTCATCGAGAACGGAATTATCAAGTTTCAGACATCTTATGGCGTCTTCAGCCATCTTAGCTCCCTTGAAGAGTTCGACCGCTATTTGTCCGGCGAAGGCTTCCGAAAAGTCGAACGCGGCTATTTGGTGCAGACGGAAAAAATCCAGCGTTACGACGGCGATCTCGGGCGCGTGTTTTTCGAAGGCGGCATCAGTGCGCCGGTATCCAGGGCCCATCACAAGGACTTGGTCGCCTTCCTGCGGGAAGGCTCCGAAGCGCCTGCTTACAAACTGAATCTCAAGCCTTCCAAAGCTTAA